The nucleotide sequence TCATACCTAATTCACAAGTCGATTTATTCGTGGAAGCCGTACCTATTCTAAATTTTACACCAAGCACCGACTTTGACGGTAACGGAGCTTTGGGTATCAGGTATTATTTCTAAAGAATAGATTATTCAGCAATAACCTTATTGACTTTTATGCGGGGCAGGCTTATCACCTGCCCTTCTTTAGCCAAATTCAGGCTTTCAAAACTTGAATCAGCCTGATCCATTATTTCATTTTCGATCATAGCAAGCTTATCATCGTCATTATCAGGGTCGTGATGTATAAGGCATAGCCTTTTTACCTTTTCTTCTTTCGCTATTTCCACAACATCTTCCCAGGCAGAATGCCCCCAGCCTACCCTTGTAGCGTATTGTTCGCTTGTGAACTGAGCATCATGAATTAAAAGATCTGCCCCATGTATAAAAGCCCTGAAATCTTCCTGAAATTGAGTTGTTTCTTTACCTTTGTCACGCATCAGTTCATTATCAGGAGAAAATATAATGGTCTTATCATCTATCTTAATTTTGTAAATAGCAGTAGGGACAGTATGAGTAGCCCACATATATTCAATAGAGTAGTCCTCAAAAAGCTTTTTCCCCGGTTGAAAAGTTTCACAATTTAAATCCGCTTCCAGCATGTCCATAGATACCGGGAAAAAAGTATTCGACATGTGGCCTGACAGAATTTCCTTGCAACCAATTTCGCCTTGGGGCGGCAAATAAATTCTAAACCAGCAATCTTTATTATAGAAAGGCTTAAAAAACGGGAATCCTTGCAAATGGTCCCAATGCGGATGGGTAATAAAAATACGTCCTTTATGAACAGTCCCGGAATTCAGCAGGTCATTTCCCAGATTTCTGAATCCCGTTCCACAGTCAAAAATAAGGAGTTCATCATTTCCTGAAATTTCAATTTGGACACACATCGTATTACCCCCATAGTACATATTTTCACTATTGGCGCAAGGAGTGGAGCCTCTAACCCCCCAAAACTTTATGTCTATCGAGTTTCCCAAATTTTTTTATATCTGCATAAATTTATTAACTAACCTTTTCAGGAAAAATAATACCCAAATATAGCTATAATTATCCCGGCCTATTATTAGTTTTAACTAAGATTTGCCCTCCTTTTAACTGAACCCTTATCCAAATATGAGGAGCACATGAAGTGTAAAAAAATATTAATTAAAAAAAAGAGCGAATTTACTCCTCCTCATCATTACTGTCTCCGCTTCTTTTCAGCTGGTCAATTTCTTTTTTAAGCTCCTGAATTCTGTCCTGTTTTTCTTCAATGGCTTTATCTGCTTTATCAATTTTTTCCTGAAGCTCATCCAAGAGTTTGTTTCCGCGATTGGTTGGCTTGAAGTACGTTTTCGCTTCTTCCCACTGAATCACATCACTTTCGAGACTGGAAACCTCTTTCTTTAGCTTATTACGTTCTTTCTGATACTTAATAATATCTTTTCGGGTGTCCGGGTCAATACCCTGATTAGCCAGTTTTTTCTCCATGCCTAAGTCAGAGCCCAAAGAACGGTAGCGATCATAAATCACATCGCAAGCTTCACGATACTGCTTCCAGATTTTATTCTTCATTTTTATAGGCACATAACCGACATCCTTAAACTCCTGCTGCAGTTTTTTGGCCTCCTGAACCGCTAATGCCGGATCGTCGTGCTTTCCTAACTCTTCCAGTTTTTCCAGAATTGCTTCTTTCCTGGCAAGATTTTCTTTTTGATCCTTTCGTTCACCTTTAAATGCCTCTCTGCGGCGGTCATAGAATTCATCCATCGCGCCTTTAAATTGCTTCCAGATTTTGGAAGATTTTTTACGCGGAACCGGGCCTATTTTCTTCCATTGGTTCATCAGGTTTTGCATCGTTTGATGACCTTTTTCAAAATCATCGGTGTCTTTTTCTTCTTTGGCCTTCTCGATCAGCTCATATTTCTTTTCAAGATTTTTTTCTTCTTGCTCCCGAAGCAGGTCAATATTTTCAGATTTTATTTCATTGAATTTATCTGTAGCCGCTTTGAAAAGATCCCACATCTCATTTTCATCTTTCTGAG is from Gracilimonas sp. and encodes:
- a CDS encoding MBL fold metallo-hydrolase; its protein translation is MCVQIEISGNDELLIFDCGTGFRNLGNDLLNSGTVHKGRIFITHPHWDHLQGFPFFKPFYNKDCWFRIYLPPQGEIGCKEILSGHMSNTFFPVSMDMLEADLNCETFQPGKKLFEDYSIEYMWATHTVPTAIYKIKIDDKTIIFSPDNELMRDKGKETTQFQEDFRAFIHGADLLIHDAQFTSEQYATRVGWGHSAWEDVVEIAKEEKVKRLCLIHHDPDNDDDKLAMIENEIMDQADSSFESLNLAKEGQVISLPRIKVNKVIAE